In the genome of Piliocolobus tephrosceles isolate RC106 chromosome 20, ASM277652v3, whole genome shotgun sequence, one region contains:
- the WFDC12 gene encoding WAP four-disulfide core domain protein 12 encodes MGSSNFLVLMVSLALVTLVAAEGVKEDDIEKAGVCPADNVRCFKSDPPQCHTDQDCLGERKCCYLHCGFKCVIPVKKLEEGGNKDEDVSGPHPEAGWEAKSPGSSSTGCPQK; translated from the exons ATGGGGTCCAGCAACTTCTTGGTCCTCATGGTGTCTCTCGCTCTTGTGACCCTGGTGGCTGCGGAAGGAGTTAAAGAGGATGA TATAGAAAAAGCGGGGGTTTGCCCAGCTGACAACGTACGCTGCTTCAAGTCCGATCCTCCCCAGTGTCACACAGACCAGGACTGTCTGGGGGAAAGGAAGTGTTGTTACCTGCACTGTGGCTTCAAGTGTGTGATTCctgtgaagaaactggaagaag GAGGAAACAAGGATGAAGATGTGTCAGGGCCACACCCAGAGGCAGGATGGGAGGCCAAGTCTCCAGGCTCCTCCTCCACTGGGTGTCCTCAGAAATGA